In Ipomoea triloba cultivar NCNSP0323 chromosome 15, ASM357664v1, one genomic interval encodes:
- the LOC116005847 gene encoding uncharacterized protein LOC116005847: MGAVEVLRPQDALQKQFDYRDSGFVNSPMKSKRNFSSNPNPNPSPNPKPGRGFVKSDRRKRSPQKKSNCSGNGNGGVSFSSLTPETKGNFMVGQVRILKRGEGLGDTAPLKKIGEKVERVESESVFGKQPETTPKKFNIADFYAGSACDSSPPPSSLPVPGFFKKKTILVENNDYATCDLRRLLRLDLS; the protein is encoded by the coding sequence ATGGGTGCAGTTGAAGTTCTTCGTCCACAAGACGCTTTGCAGAAACAATTTGATTATCGTGACAGTGGTTTTGTTAACTCGCCTATGAAGTCCAAGAGAAATTTCTCTtctaaccctaaccctaaccctagcCCTAACCCGAAACCCGGCCGTGGATTTGTGAAGTCGGATCGGCGGAAGCGCAGCCCGCAGAAGAAGAGTAATTGTAGCGGAAACGGAAACGGCGGCGTCAGTTTCTCTAGTTTGACGCCGGAGACGAAGGGGAATTTCATGGTGGGGCAGGTGAGGATTTTGAAACGCGGTGAAGGGTTGGGTGATACGGCGCCGTTGAAGAAGATTGGGGAGAAAGTTGAAAGAGTGGAGAGCGAGTCGGTGTTCGGAAAACAACCGGAAACGACGCCGAAGAAGTTCAACATCGCCGATTTTTATGCCGGATCGGCCTGCGATTCCTCTCCGCCGCCGAGTTCCCTGCCCGTCCCAGGCTTCTTCAAGAAGAAAACCATCCTGGTTGAGAACAACGACTACGCAACCTGTGATTTACGCCGTCTTCTGAGGCTCGATCTTTCTTAA
- the LOC116007111 gene encoding uncharacterized protein LOC116007111 yields the protein MGSEGGAIEKQTSAAAGNPATSSCRRKKSENATFVEDVRDHIDEFINASMDEHKTCFQKTIRKMFGMSKVVAERNAEVKEVESSLPLRTVVSE from the exons ATGGGTAGTGAAGGAGGTGCGATCGAGAAGCAAACCTCAGCAGCTGCTGGGAATCCCGCAACATCTTCGTGCAGGAGAAAGAAGTCTGAAAACGCTACTTTTGTAGAGGATGTGCGGGATCACATTGACGAATTCATAAATGCTTCCATGGATGAACACAAGACTTGCTTCCAGAAGACTATCCGGAAG ATGTTTGGAATGTCGAAAGTAGTTGCCGAAAGGAATGCTGAAGTGAAGGAGGTTGAAAGCTCACTTCCTCTCCGAACAGTGGTGTCTGAGTAG
- the LOC116006364 gene encoding transmembrane 9 superfamily member 11-like produces MGGFLEQFKKWALMICCACAILQLVQGFYLPGSFPHRYDIGDQLSVKVNSLTSIETEIPYGYYTLPFCKPLEGVKDSAENLGELLMGDRIETSPYRFKMRVNESEIFLCQTNALSADEFKILKERIDEMYQVNLILDNLPAIRYMTKDGFLLRWTGYPVGVKVQNSYYVFNHLKFTVLVHKYERTTVPGVIGAADGAELIATDDKASKEVGGYMVVGFEVVPCSFLHNPKSLGNQTMYAVYPTPIKCDPAMVAMVIKEGQPLAFSYEVTFVESDITWPSRWDAYLKMEGAKVHWFSILNSLMVITFLAGIVLIILLRTIRRDLARYEELDKEAQAQMNEELSGWKLVVGDVFRAPESVELLCVVVGNGCQILGMAVATIFFAALGFMSPASRGSLITGMLSFYLLLGIVAGYVGVWLLKTIKCGDPTGWFSISWRVACFFPGIAFSILTILNLLLWGSQSTGAIPLLTYIILLLLWFCISVPLTLMGGLIGTRVPHLEYPIKTNQIPREIPAQRFPTWFLVIGAGTLPFGTLFIELFFIMSSIWLGHVYYVFGFLFIVLILLVLVCAEVSLVLTYMQLCVEDWRWWWKSFFASGSVALYIFLYSINYLVFDLKSLSGPVSAILYLGYSLLMALAVMLATGAIGFLTSFMFVHRLFSSVKID; encoded by the coding sequence ATGGGGGGTTTCTTAGAGCAGTTCAAGAAATGGGCACTGATGATCTGCTGTGCCTGTGCGATTCTTCAATTGGTCCAAGGATTTTATCTCCCCGGAAGTTTCCCTCACAGGTACGACATAGGCGACCAGTTATCCGTGAAGGTCAATTCTTTAACCTCAATCGAGACAGAAATTCCATACGGTTATTACACTCTCCCATTCTGTAAGCCATTAGAGGGCGTCAAAGACAGTGCTGAAAACCTAGGGGAGCTCCTAATGGGAGACAGGATTGAGACTTCTCCTTACAGATTCAAAATGCGTGTGAACGAGAGCGAAATCTTTTTGTGCCAAACCAACGCTTTATCAGCTGATGAATTCAAGATTCTCAAGGAGAGGATTGATGAGATGTATCAGGTGAATTTGATTCTTGATAATTTGCCAGCAATTAGGTATATGACTAAAGATGGGTTCCTTCTTAGATGGACAGGGTACCCGGTTGGAGTTAAGGTCCAAAACTCCTATTATGTGTTCAATCATTTGAAATTCACTGTTTTGGTTCACAAGTATGAGAGGACCACAGTGCCTGGTGTGATTGGGGCTGCAGATGGGGCAGAACTTATAGCCACAGATGATAAAGCTAGCAAAGAAGTTGGAGGGTATATGGTGGTGGGATTTGAAGTAGTGCCCTGCAGTTTTCTGCATAATCCGAAATCGCTTGGGAATCAAACCATGTATGCTGTGTATCCTACTCCGATTAAGTGTGATCCGGCTATGGTGGCCATGGTGATCAAGGAGGGGCAGCCGTTGGCTTTCTCGTACGAGGTTACCTTCGTGGAGAGTGACATTACTTGGCCGTCGAGGTGGGATGCATATTTGAAGATGGAAGGGGCTAAAGTCCATTGGTTCTCTATCCTCAATTCCCTGATGGTGATTACATTTTTAGCAGGGATAGTTCTGATTATTCTGTTGAGGACGATCCGGAGAGATTTGGCTCGGTATGAGGAGCTGGACAAGGAGGCTCAGGCTCAGATGAATGAGGAGTTATCCGGGTGGAAATTGGTAGTTGGGGATGTGTTTAGGGCTCCCGAGAGCGTGGAGCTTCTGTGTGTTGTAGTGGGAAATGGATGCCAGATTTTGGGAATGGCTGTTGCCACTATTTTCTTTGCAGCTCTAGGGTTCATGTCCCCGGCTTCTCGGGGGAGTTTGATCACAGGGATGCTCTCATTCTACCTGTTGTTAGGGATTGTGGCAGGCTATGTTGGGGTGTGGCTATTGAAGACGATTAAATGTGGCGATCCAACGGGATGGTTCTCGATTTCATGGCGAGTGGCTTGTTTCTTCCCTGGAATTGCCTTCTCAATCCTCACAATCCTCAATTTGCTCCTTTGGGGAAGCCAAAGCACTGGGGCAATCCCACTCCTCACTTACATTATCCTACTTCTTTTGTGGTTCTGCATTTCAGTCCCATTGACACTAATGGGTGGATTGATTGGCACCCGGGTTCCCCACTTGGAATACCCCATCAAAACCAACCAAATCCCCCGGGAAATCCCGGCTCAGAGGTTCCCGACCTGGTTTCTAGTCATCGGAGCAGGAACGCTCCCCTTCGGGACTCTCTTCATTGAGCTCTTTTTCATCATGTCTAGCATATGGCTAGGCCATGTCTACTACGTCTTCGGTTTCCTCTTCATCGTCCTCATCCTCCTCGTGCTCGTGTGCGCTGAGGTTTCGCTCGTCCTCACTTACATGCAGCTGTGCGTGGAGGACTGGAGATGGTGGTGGAAGTCCTTCTTTGCCTCGGGCTCAGTCGCGCTCTACATCTTCCTATACTCCATAAACTACCTGGTTTTCGACCTCAAGAGCCTGAGCGGACCTGTCTCGGCGATTCTCTACTTGGGCTACTCGTTGTTGATGGCGCTGGCCGTCATGCTCGCCACGGGAGCCATCGGCTTCCTCACGTCCTTCATGTTCGTGCATCGCCTTTTCTCGTCTGTCaagattgattga
- the LOC116006546 gene encoding uncharacterized protein LOC116006546, producing MMMKKDDWIAAALMDDAVVVEMLFRLKHSYLSPPPSDASLFLSLPPFHWGNRQPRSKPPKWSATARRSPTTPLSWSGGSASPSDGGCDESSRPPPSSDLSSVFRSKCTVTNEIFRNISSQRSKRKKTFAELKEEENSLLKERVHLERELASMHVTLNQQRARSDNLKKIKFDLNLESENEQPVYLESTKTRPSVLPRHNTTKDEPVSSDSCRPQNNRCFILPDLNMEPSEEEIGLLWD from the exons atgatgatgaagaaggacGATTGGATTGCAGCGGCTCTGATGGACGACGCAGTGGTGGTGGAGATGCTCTTCCGCCTCAAGCACTCATATTTGTCGCCGCCGCCGTCAGATGCGTCTTTGTTCCTCTCCCTCCCGCCGTTTCACTGGGGAAACCGGCAGCCGCGCTCCAAGCCGCCGAAATGGTCCGCCACCGCCAGGCGTAGCCCTACCACGCCGCTGTCGTGGAGCGGAGGCTCCGCGTCCCCTAGCGACGGCGGTTGCGATGAGTCCAGCCGCCCGCCTCCCTCCTCCGATCTCTCCTCCGTCTTCAGATCTAAG TGCACTGTCACCAATGAAATCTTCCGCAACATTAGCAGCCAAAGATCAAAAAGGAAGAAG ACATTTGCTGAGCTTAAGGAGGAAGAGAACTCACTTTTGAAAGAAAGGGTACACTTGGAGAGG GAACTGGCTTCAATGCATGTGACCCTCAATCAACAAAGAGCAAGGAGTGACAACTTGAAGAAGATAAAA TTTGATTTAAACCTAGAATCAGAAAATGAACAACCGGTTTACTTGGAATCAACAAAGACACGACCTTCTGTCTTGCCCAGACATAATACAACAAAAGATGAGCCAGTCTCATCAGATTCATGCAGGCCCCAGAACAATAGATGCTTCATCCTGCCCGATCTTAACATGGAGCCATCAGAAGAGGAAATTGGATTGCTGTGGGATTGA